The Solea solea chromosome 19, fSolSol10.1, whole genome shotgun sequence genome has a window encoding:
- the LOC131446653 gene encoding arylsulfatase B-like, which yields MSEGLFLLVCFFAFPVVVVAQQPNIVLILADDYGWNDVGYHGSEINTPNLDKISASGVRLENYYVQPICTPSRNQLMTGRYQIHTGMQHGIIWPCQPYCVPLDEKFLPQYLKESGYATHMVGKWHLGMYKKDCLPTRRGFDTYFGYLAGSEDYYSHTSCASDYGLNESFCALDLRDGEEVATTYKGQYSTELFSQKAISVIQNHNSNKPLFLYVALQAVHSPMQVPERYMKPYQFIKDNYRRIYAGMVSAMDQAVGNITQALYEAGLWDNTVLVFSTDNGGQTMSGASNWPLRGRKGTLWEGGVRGVGFVASPLLKQLGTVSDKLIHISDWLPTFVGLAGGSINTTKPLDGFDVWKAISYGLPSPRQELLHNIDPMFDDYTQCEGKEYRVALSEVASREPWTQYSFNVSIHAAIRLSQWKLLTGNPGCDKWFPRPPHNTSLSQSDRLKPVMLFDVERDPQERYDLSDRFTGVVDYLLNRLSQYQKSALPVNYPKSDPRCDPTSRGAWGPWA from the exons ATGAGTGAGGGACTTTTCCtgcttgtgtgtttctttgctttccctgtggttgttgttgctcAGCAGCCAAACATAGTCTTAATCCTCGCCGACGATTACGGCTGGAACGATGTGGGATACCACGGGTCAGAAATCAACACTCCTAACCTGGACAAAATATCAGCCAGTGGGGTCCGTCTGGAGAACTACTACGTCCAGCCCATCTGCACCCCCTCCCGCAACCAGCTCATGACCGGGAGGTACCAG ATTCACACAGGTATGCAACACGGGATTATCTGGCCCTGTCAGCCCTACTGTGTACCTCTGGATGAGAAGTTCCTGCCCCAGTATCTGAAGGAGTCTGGCTATGCTACACATATGGTGGGCAAGTGGCACCTGGGCATGTACAAGAAGGACTGTCTGCCCACCCGCCGGGGCTTTGATACATACTTTG GCTACCTGGCAGGCAGCGAGGACTACTACAGTCATACATCCTGTGCTTCCGACTATGGTTTAAATGAGAGTTTCTGTGCCTTGGACCTGAGGGATGGAGAAGAGGTCGCTACTACATACAAAGGACAATATTCAACGGAGCTGTTCAGCCAAAAGGCCATCAGCGTCATCCAAAACCACAACTCCAACAAG ccGCTCTTCCTCTACGTGGCACTGCAGGCGGTCCATTCTCCCATGCAGGTGCCAGAGCGATACATGAAACCTTACCAGTTCATCAAAGACAATTATCGCAGGATCTACGCTGGCATGGTGTCAGCTATGGACCAAGCTGTGGGCAACATCACCCAGGCTTTGTATGAGGCTGGACTCTGGGACAACACGGTGCTTGTGTTCTCGACAG ATAACGGGGGTCAAACAATGTCTGGTGCCAGCAACTGGCCACTGCGAGGCCGGAAAGGGACCCTGTGGGAAGGCGGGGTCCGTGGCGTGGGATTTGTCGCCAGCCCGCTACTGAAACAACTCGGAACTGTCAGCGACAAACTCATCCAcatctctgattggctgcctACATTTGTTGGCCTGGCAGGAGGGAGCATCAACACCACAAAGCCCCTGGATGGATTCGACGTGTGGAAAGCGATCAG CTATGGGCTTCCCTCACCCagacaggagctgctgcacAACATCGACCCTATGTTTGACGACTATACTCAAT gTGAAGGCAAGGAGTATCGGGTAGCTTTATCTGAGGTGGCCAGCAGAGAACCCTGGACACAGTATAGCTTCAATGTGTCCATTCACGCTGCTATTCGACTCTCTCAGTGGAAGCTGCTGACTGGCAACCCAG GGTGTGACAAGTGGTTCCCTCGGCCCCCCCACAACACAAGCCTGTCGCAGAGTGACCGACTGAAGCCTGTAATGCTCTTTGACGTAGAGAGAGATCCTCAGGAGAGATACGACTTATCAGATCGGTTCACTGGTGTGGTGGATTATCTCCTCAATAGACTCAGCCAATACCAGAAGAGTGCCTTGCCCGTTAACTACCCCAAATCTGACCCCAGGTGTGACCCGACTTCCAGGGGAGCCTGGGGACCCTGGGCTTAG
- the LOC131445816 gene encoding arylsulfatase B-like, giving the protein MSEGLFLLVCFFAFPVVVVAQQPNIVLILADDYGWNDVGYHGSEINTPNLDKISASGVRLENYYVQPICTPSRNQLMTGRYQIHTGMQHAIIWPCQPYCVPLDEKLLPQYLKESGYATHMVGKWHLGMYKKDCLPTRRGFDTYFGYLTGGEDYYSHIRCASDSALNKSFCALDLRDGEEVATTYKGQYSTELFSEKATSVIENHNSNKPLFLYVALQAVHSPMQVPERYMKPYQFIENHDRRIYAGMVSAMDQAVGNITEALHRAGLWDNTVLVFSTDNGGQTMTGGSNWPLRGRKWSLWEGGVRGVGFVASPLLKQPGSVSDKLIHISDWLPTFVGLAGGSINTTKPLDGFDMWKSISYGLPSPRQELLHNIDPMFQDETPCQDEEYRLALSEVASREPWTQYSFNVSIHAAIRVSNWKLLTGNPGCDKWFPRPPHNTSLSQSDRLKPVMLFDVERDPQERYDLSDRFAGVVDYLLKRLSQYQKSALPINYPKSDPRCDPTSRGAWGPWA; this is encoded by the exons ATGAGTGAGGGACTTTTCCtgcttgtgtgtttctttgctttccctgtggttgttgttgctcAGCAGCCAAACATAGTCTTAATCCTCGCCGACGATTACGGCTGGAACGATGTGGGATACCACGGATCAGAAATCAACACTCCTAACCTGGACAAAATATCAGCCAGTGGGGTCCGTCTGGAGAACTACTACGTCCAGCCCATCTGCACCCCCTCCCGCAACCAGCTCATGACCGGGAGGTACCAG ATTCACACAGGTATGCAACACGCGATTATCTGGCCCTGTCAGCCCTACTGTGTACCTCTGGATGAGAAGTTGCTGCCCCAGTATCTGAAGGAGTCCGGCTACGCTACACACATGGTGGGCAAGTGGCACCTGGGCATGTACAAGAAGGACTGTCTGCCCACCCGCCGGGGCTTTGATACATACTTTG GCTACCTGACAGGCGGCGAGGACTACTACAGTCATATACGCTGTGCTTCCGACTCTGCTTTAAATAAGAGTTTCTGTGCCTTGGACCTGAGGGATGGAGAAGAGGTCGCTACTACATACAAAGGACAATATTCAACGGAGCTGTTCAGCGAAAAGGCCACCAGTGTCATCGAAAACCACAACTCCAACAAG ccaCTCTTCCTCTACGTGGCCCTGCAGGCCGTCCATTCTCCCATGCAGGTGCCAGAGCGATACATGAAACCTTACCAGTTCATCGAAAACCATGATCGCAGGATCTACGCTGGCATGGTGTCAGCTATGGACCAAGCTGTGGGCAACATCACAGAGGCTTTGCATCGGGCTGGACTCTGGGACAACACGGTGCTTGTGTTCTCGACAG ATAACGGAGGTCAGACAATGACTGGTGGCAGCAACTGGCCACTGCGAGGCCGGAAATGGTCACTGTGGGAAGGCGGGGTCCGTGGAGTTGGATTTGTCGCCAGCCCGCTACTCAAACAACCTGGAAGTGTCAGCGACAAACTCATCCAcatctctgattggctgcctACATTTGTTGGCCTGGCAGGAGGGAGCATCAACACCACAAAGCCCCTGGATGGATTCGACATGTGGAAATCGATCAG CTATGGGCTTCCCTCACCCAGACAGGAGCTGTTGCACAACATCGACCCTATGTTTCAAGACGAAACTCCAT gTCAAGACGAGGAGTATCGGTTAGCTTTATCTGAGGTGGCCAGCAGAGAACCCTGGACACAGTATAGCTTCAATGTGTCCATTCACGCTGCTATTCGAGTCTCTAACTGGAAGCTGCTGACTGGCAACCCAG GGTGTGACAAGTGGTTCCCTCGGCCCCCCCACAACACAAGCCTGTCGCAGAGTGACCGACTGAAGCCTGTAATGCTCTTTGACGTAGAGAGAGATCCTCAGGAGAGATACGACTTATCAGATCGGTTCGCTGGTGTGGTGGATTATCTCCTCAAAAGACTCAGCCAATACCAGAAGAGTGCCTTGCCCATTAACTACCCCAAATCTGACCCCAGGTGTGACCCGACTTCCAGGGGAGCCTGGGGACCCTGGGCTTAG